One genomic segment of Hymenobacter psoromatis includes these proteins:
- a CDS encoding NADPH-dependent FMN reductase encodes MITLLVGTNRPQSRARIVANFYATLLTELGAAYQIMDLTELPEDFLNVALYHNAGRHDNFNAFIAPLNQSDKLVVIAPEYNCSIPGALKSFIDALPYPGGIRGKKAALISLSSGSMGGALALSHLTDILFYLGTSVLPQRVRLPGISQHLSAEGKLSSPLFEQLLREQAEALLAW; translated from the coding sequence TTGATTACCCTCCTCGTTGGCACCAACCGCCCGCAGTCCCGCGCCCGTATCGTGGCCAATTTTTACGCTACCCTGCTCACGGAACTGGGCGCGGCGTATCAAATTATGGATTTGACGGAGCTGCCGGAAGATTTTCTCAACGTGGCGCTCTATCACAACGCCGGGCGGCACGACAATTTTAACGCTTTCATCGCCCCGCTCAACCAGTCGGATAAGCTCGTCGTTATCGCGCCCGAGTACAATTGTTCCATTCCCGGCGCGCTCAAGTCGTTTATCGACGCCCTACCCTACCCCGGCGGCATCAGGGGCAAAAAAGCGGCCCTCATCAGCCTGAGCAGCGGCAGCATGGGCGGCGCGCTGGCCCTGAGCCACCTCACCGATATTCTGTTTTACCTGGGCACCAGCGTGTTGCCGCAGCGCGTGCGCCTGCCCGGCATCAGCCAGCACCTCTCGGCCGAGGGCAAGCTGAGCAGTCCGCTTTTTGAGCAACTGCTGCGCGAGCAGGCCGAAGCGCTGCTGGCCTGGTGA
- a CDS encoding helix-turn-helix domain-containing protein: MKPTSLEDLYAKFTPVAGETPADMQRELGQFDVFSLGNLRPGRHHRPPTPFNRQAFYKISLSHGEGRFEFADHAVEVGPDTLFLATPRTAYRWTVHGEALTGYFCIFTEEFLLPAKGGMRVEELPVFRAGAQPAIRISEAECAAAEAIFEKMIREMATGYAYKYDLLRIYLLGLIHFAQKLQPAPAAALPPAATRVADQFAKLLERQFPPQGPRLRTAKDYADQLAVHVVHLNRVLKEVTGQTTTALIASRITQEAKLLLKQTNQSVSEVADQLGFTDVAHFCTFFKRQSGLTPSNFRR; encoded by the coding sequence ATGAAACCTACCTCGCTCGAAGACCTGTACGCCAAGTTTACACCCGTGGCCGGCGAGACTCCGGCCGATATGCAGCGCGAGCTGGGCCAGTTTGATGTCTTCAGCCTAGGCAACCTGCGGCCCGGCCGGCACCACCGCCCACCGACGCCCTTCAACCGGCAGGCGTTTTATAAAATTAGCCTTTCGCACGGCGAAGGCCGCTTCGAGTTTGCCGACCACGCCGTGGAGGTCGGGCCGGATACACTGTTTCTGGCCACGCCCCGCACGGCCTACCGTTGGACGGTGCACGGCGAGGCACTCACGGGCTATTTCTGCATCTTCACCGAGGAATTTTTGCTACCCGCCAAGGGCGGGATGCGCGTGGAGGAGCTACCCGTTTTCCGGGCCGGAGCACAGCCGGCCATTCGGATATCAGAGGCCGAATGCGCCGCCGCGGAGGCTATTTTTGAGAAGATGATACGCGAAATGGCCACTGGCTACGCCTATAAATACGACCTGTTGCGTATCTACTTGCTGGGGTTGATTCACTTCGCGCAGAAGCTCCAGCCGGCTCCGGCCGCGGCCCTACCCCCCGCCGCGACCAGGGTAGCCGACCAGTTTGCCAAACTGCTGGAGCGGCAGTTTCCGCCGCAAGGCCCGCGCCTGCGCACGGCCAAAGACTACGCCGACCAGCTGGCCGTGCACGTCGTGCACCTCAACCGGGTGCTAAAGGAAGTTACCGGTCAGACCACTACCGCCCTGATTGCGAGCCGTATAACGCAGGAAGCCAAGCTGCTGCTCAAGCAAACTAATCAGAGCGTTTCGGAAGTGGCCGACCAGCTGGGGTTTACCGACGTGGCGCATTTCTGCACGTTTTTCAAGCGCCAAAGCGGCCTCACGCCGAGCAATTTCCGACGGTAG
- a CDS encoding SDR family oxidoreductase produces MKVFVTGASGFIGSALIPELLKAGHQVLGLARSEESAKKLTEAGAEVHRGALDDLDSLTSGAKAADAVIHLGFIHDFTIFAAASETDRRAIEALGDALAGTNRPLVTTSGVMGLNAPDRLATEQDKHLPVSPRVTDTTTQAQVAKGVRASVVRLAPLVHDASYCGFVDLFAQAARRTGTVVYVGDGNNRWSALHRLDAARLFHLVLEQGVAGASYHGVAEEGIPVREIMTAVGQELNLPVASKSPEEAPQFLGPIAGFVAMDAPSSSALTQQQLGWHPTQPGLLADIKQGQYLQG; encoded by the coding sequence ATGAAGGTTTTCGTAACCGGGGCCAGCGGCTTTATTGGCTCGGCCCTTATCCCCGAATTACTAAAAGCGGGCCACCAAGTGCTCGGCCTGGCCCGCTCGGAGGAGTCGGCCAAGAAGTTAACGGAGGCCGGGGCCGAAGTCCACCGTGGCGCGCTCGACGACCTCGACAGCCTGACGAGCGGGGCCAAAGCGGCCGATGCAGTAATTCACCTGGGTTTCATCCATGATTTCACCATCTTTGCCGCTGCCTCTGAAACCGACCGGCGGGCCATTGAGGCGCTGGGCGACGCCCTGGCCGGCACCAACCGCCCCCTCGTGACTACTTCGGGCGTGATGGGCCTGAATGCGCCCGACCGCCTCGCCACGGAGCAGGATAAGCACCTGCCAGTTTCACCCCGCGTAACCGACACAACTACCCAGGCGCAGGTGGCGAAGGGCGTGCGAGCCTCGGTGGTGCGCCTCGCCCCTCTAGTGCACGATGCCAGCTACTGCGGCTTCGTGGACCTGTTTGCCCAAGCCGCCCGCCGCACGGGCACCGTCGTGTACGTGGGCGACGGGAATAACCGCTGGTCCGCCCTACACCGGCTTGATGCCGCCCGCCTCTTCCACCTGGTACTGGAGCAGGGGGTAGCCGGGGCCAGCTACCACGGCGTAGCCGAAGAAGGCATTCCCGTGCGCGAGATTATGACGGCCGTCGGCCAGGAGTTAAACCTACCCGTGGCATCTAAATCGCCCGAAGAAGCCCCGCAGTTTCTGGGCCCGATAGCTGGCTTCGTGGCGATGGATGCCCCGTCGTCGAGCGCGCTCACCCAGCAGCAGCTCGGCTGGCACCCCACGCAGCCGGGCCTGCTGGCTGATATCAAGCAGGGTCAGTATCTCCAGGGGTGA
- a CDS encoding PepSY domain-containing protein, translating into MQTTSTPPPREAASPMRRFVGRHMYRWHRTLGLITLLPVIMWTLSGLSHPLMSNWLRPAIAHETVPTPPLRPNALAVPVAQVLSQNHLVAIQNLRVVQFQQQPYYQITDYRSRLRYFSAATGQELPGGDRTYAEDVARYLLADSTSAVASAERLTHYTADYKFINRLLPVWKITFDRPDGMAIFVETGQSRMGTFNNHARARFLWVFGMLHNWDFLDALPRPLHLGIMLVFTTVIWLSALSGLVMYGFVRKKLRQPRSAQDRVGWLRRRHRTLGLWVAFVTFTFALSASYHLIQKFNPDRREEVARVSAFAASELTWPLTDALPGPAPVTRVSLARVGGQPYYRLVSKGAEGKPTVQYRSTRDGQPLPAGESVYAAELGQEFMLALNGHPATASATGAAEDGALPECCAPPTAEAEAPAAIGAPAAAGGVGSPTPALASLGSPELVTKFVGEYGFVNKRLPVMKLSYAGPGHPVLYVEPGTGRLAALVTDGDRREGLSFAVLHKFFLMDWAGKNIRDAVAMLSALGVLAITLYGFALLLKTWR; encoded by the coding sequence ATGCAAACCACTTCCACCCCGCCGCCCCGTGAGGCGGCCTCGCCCATGCGGCGCTTCGTGGGCCGCCATATGTACCGCTGGCACCGCACGCTGGGCCTGATTACGCTGCTGCCGGTTATTATGTGGACGCTCAGCGGGTTGTCGCACCCGCTGATGTCCAACTGGTTGCGGCCGGCCATTGCGCACGAAACCGTGCCTACCCCCCCGTTGCGGCCCAATGCGCTGGCCGTGCCCGTAGCGCAGGTGCTGAGCCAGAACCACTTGGTTGCCATCCAGAACCTGCGGGTGGTGCAGTTTCAGCAGCAGCCTTATTATCAGATAACTGACTACCGCAGCCGGCTGCGCTACTTTTCCGCCGCTACTGGGCAGGAACTGCCCGGCGGCGACCGCACCTACGCCGAGGACGTGGCCCGCTACCTGCTGGCCGACTCCACTTCGGCCGTGGCCAGCGCCGAGCGCCTAACGCACTATACGGCTGACTATAAGTTTATTAACCGCCTGCTGCCAGTCTGGAAAATCACCTTCGACCGGCCCGATGGCATGGCCATTTTCGTGGAAACCGGGCAGAGCCGCATGGGCACGTTCAACAACCACGCCCGCGCCCGCTTCCTGTGGGTGTTTGGAATGCTGCACAATTGGGATTTTCTCGACGCCCTACCCCGGCCGCTACACCTGGGCATCATGCTGGTATTCACAACGGTTATCTGGCTGTCGGCCCTGAGCGGATTGGTGATGTACGGCTTCGTGCGGAAAAAACTGCGGCAGCCGCGCTCGGCCCAAGACCGGGTGGGCTGGCTGCGGCGGCGCCACCGCACGCTGGGGCTGTGGGTGGCGTTCGTCACGTTCACGTTTGCCCTGAGTGCCTCGTACCATTTAATTCAGAAATTCAACCCCGACCGCCGCGAGGAAGTGGCGCGGGTGAGCGCCTTCGCCGCCAGCGAGCTGACCTGGCCGCTGACCGACGCCCTACCCGGCCCCGCGCCCGTCACGCGGGTATCGCTGGCGCGGGTGGGCGGCCAGCCGTACTACCGCCTTGTGAGCAAAGGTGCTGAGGGTAAGCCTACTGTGCAGTACCGCAGCACCCGCGACGGCCAGCCGCTGCCCGCCGGCGAGTCGGTATACGCTGCCGAGCTGGGCCAGGAATTCATGCTGGCGCTGAATGGCCACCCGGCCACCGCCAGCGCCACCGGCGCGGCCGAAGACGGCGCCTTACCCGAATGCTGCGCCCCGCCCACCGCGGAGGCCGAAGCTCCCGCGGCCATCGGTGCGCCCGCCGCGGCGGGGGGGGTAGGCAGCCCCACGCCGGCCCTGGCCAGCCTGGGTAGTCCCGAGCTGGTGACCAAGTTTGTCGGCGAATACGGCTTCGTAAATAAGCGTCTGCCGGTGATGAAGCTCAGCTACGCCGGCCCCGGCCATCCGGTCCTGTACGTGGAGCCCGGCACCGGCCGCCTGGCCGCCCTCGTCACCGACGGCGACCGGCGCGAGGGGTTGTCCTTCGCGGTGCTCCACAAGTTTTTCCTGATGGATTGGGCGGGCAAAAATATCCGCGACGCGGTGGCGATGCTCTCGGCGCTGGGCGTGCTGGCCATCACGCTCTACGGCTTCGCGCTGCTGCTCAAGACGTGGCGCTAA
- a CDS encoding TonB-dependent receptor, which yields MKFIFMTTGLALASLNLACAQQAPLRGTVLDAQSQQPLPGVTVVLPSTHVGATTDANGRFSLPAALGVHEIIVSFIGYNTQNVRVPASGQPLTVRLEAAPVSLQGVVVSASREQERRTQEPVAISQVSPQLIADTKATAPYQLLNKVAGVYMVNLGNEQHMMAIRQPISTNAVYLYLEDGLPIRPIGIFNHNALYEINQAGVRSIEVVKGPASSLYGSNAIGGAINFLTQRPTPLPTAGVSVQGDNYGYRRVDASASGTIGRLGLYAGGYAARQRHGWQDYTDFDKESWTLRGDYSFSAKTRLVGMGTYNYLNTQTPGTLDSARFYSRSYASNNRFTNRVVTAVRASLRLEHDWSPAQQTAFTAYTRYNSTGQLPSYYIADVRANGVYQSSNGQVNNQSFHSYGALVQHRADLGFLNSRLIVGGYFDYSPSTYYARYLTIQKDVVNNFYTGYTDTGRYIDDYKTDLYNAAAYAQYEVQATEALRIVGGLRYDRVQYNFVNNLSGAQTTKKAAQNNVYNIAAPKLGLTYALGPAQGVYTNFSTGFQPPETSSLYSSRQTIELKEANFKNYEAGGWVALFERKVYVDLSVYQMEGRNEIVSLLQPDNTTQSQNVGATRHQGIEYTLTYAPVSEVNFRLSGTNARHTYLEYSEVVQGKNRDYAGNRMVNAPNWIANAEVYYKPRFAPGARIGLEYQRIGSYFTNTANTKTYAGYNLLNLRLGYRLPQPAMRGLEVWANVINLGNALYSTLVTANQYGTTYTAAAPRTVTLGLGYTFAAKARE from the coding sequence ATGAAATTCATTTTTATGACTACCGGGCTGGCCCTTGCCAGTCTGAACCTGGCCTGCGCGCAGCAGGCCCCGCTGCGCGGCACCGTGCTCGATGCGCAGTCGCAGCAGCCGCTGCCGGGCGTGACCGTGGTGCTGCCCAGCACCCACGTGGGTGCTACCACCGACGCCAATGGCCGTTTTAGCCTGCCCGCGGCGCTGGGAGTGCACGAGATAATCGTCTCATTCATTGGGTATAACACCCAGAACGTGCGGGTGCCGGCCAGCGGCCAGCCGCTCACGGTGCGCCTCGAAGCGGCTCCGGTGAGTTTGCAAGGCGTGGTAGTATCGGCCAGCCGCGAGCAGGAGCGGCGCACCCAGGAGCCGGTGGCCATCAGCCAGGTGTCGCCGCAACTCATTGCCGACACCAAGGCCACCGCGCCCTACCAGCTGCTGAACAAGGTAGCCGGCGTGTACATGGTCAACCTGGGCAATGAGCAGCACATGATGGCTATTCGCCAGCCCATTAGCACCAACGCGGTGTATCTGTATCTGGAAGACGGCTTGCCGATTAGGCCCATTGGCATCTTCAACCACAACGCGCTGTATGAAATAAACCAGGCCGGCGTGCGCAGCATTGAAGTGGTGAAAGGGCCGGCCTCGTCGCTCTACGGCTCCAATGCCATTGGCGGGGCTATTAACTTTCTGACCCAGCGCCCTACCCCCCTGCCCACGGCCGGCGTGTCGGTGCAGGGCGACAACTACGGCTACCGGCGCGTCGATGCCAGCGCCAGCGGCACAATAGGTCGGCTTGGGCTGTATGCGGGCGGCTACGCGGCCCGGCAGCGCCACGGCTGGCAGGACTATACCGACTTCGATAAGGAGTCGTGGACGCTGCGGGGTGATTATTCGTTTAGTGCTAAAACGCGGCTCGTCGGCATGGGCACCTATAACTACCTCAATACCCAGACGCCGGGCACCCTCGACAGCGCCCGTTTTTACAGCCGCAGCTACGCCAGCAACAACCGCTTCACCAACCGCGTGGTGACGGCCGTGCGCGCCAGCCTGCGCCTGGAACACGATTGGAGCCCCGCGCAGCAAACGGCTTTCACGGCCTACACCCGCTACAACTCAACCGGGCAGCTGCCGAGTTACTACATCGCCGACGTGCGGGCCAATGGCGTGTATCAAAGCTCTAATGGCCAAGTAAATAATCAGTCGTTTCATAGCTACGGGGCTTTGGTGCAGCACCGCGCCGACCTGGGCTTTCTGAATTCGCGGCTCATCGTGGGTGGGTATTTTGATTACAGCCCCAGCACCTATTACGCCCGTTACCTGACCATTCAGAAAGACGTGGTAAATAACTTCTATACCGGTTATACCGATACCGGCCGCTACATCGATGACTACAAAACGGACCTCTACAACGCGGCCGCCTACGCCCAGTATGAGGTGCAGGCTACCGAGGCGCTGCGCATTGTGGGCGGCCTGCGCTACGACAGGGTTCAGTACAATTTTGTGAATAACCTAAGCGGCGCGCAAACCACGAAGAAGGCCGCCCAAAATAATGTGTACAACATCGCGGCACCCAAGCTGGGGCTGACCTACGCGCTGGGGCCGGCCCAGGGCGTGTACACCAACTTCAGCACCGGTTTTCAGCCGCCCGAAACCAGCAGCCTGTACAGCTCGCGCCAGACAATCGAGCTGAAGGAAGCCAACTTCAAGAACTACGAGGCCGGCGGCTGGGTAGCGCTGTTTGAGCGTAAAGTGTACGTGGATTTGAGCGTGTACCAGATGGAAGGCCGCAACGAAATCGTGAGCCTTTTGCAGCCCGACAACACCACTCAGAGCCAGAACGTGGGCGCGACCCGCCACCAGGGCATCGAATACACGCTGACTTATGCGCCCGTTTCGGAAGTGAATTTCCGCCTCAGCGGCACCAACGCCCGGCATACGTATCTGGAATACAGCGAAGTAGTGCAGGGTAAAAACCGCGACTACGCCGGCAATCGCATGGTGAACGCGCCCAACTGGATTGCCAACGCGGAGGTGTACTACAAGCCGCGCTTTGCGCCCGGCGCGCGCATTGGCCTAGAGTATCAGCGCATTGGCTCCTACTTCACCAACACGGCCAACACTAAAACCTACGCCGGCTACAACCTGCTGAACCTGCGCCTGGGCTACCGCCTACCCCAGCCAGCCATGCGCGGCCTGGAGGTGTGGGCCAACGTCATCAACCTGGGTAACGCGCTGTACTCCACGCTGGTAACGGCCAACCAGTACGGCACTACCTACACGGCCGCCGCGCCCCGCACCGTCACGCTGGGGCTAGGCTACACGTTTGCCGCCAAGGCGCGCGAGTAA
- a CDS encoding DJ-1/PfpI family protein yields MKNNVLRSLLGLLAVGMSVLARPFPARSQAMKMAMTKPVKVAILVYPGMELLDFSGPAEVFSNARDVQVYLVSTGAKSLATRGNIVHLTADYTLATAPQPDILVVPGGPMEVVTAVYRTPAVLAWIKQADQHTQLTMSVCTGAFILSRAGLTHHKSITSHWSVVDSLQRFDPQAKVLKDKRFVEDGRLLTTAGVSAGIDGALRVVEELRGHDEAVAVTRIMQYDKWQPGQGLVLGKSGIRPPAPLAANVARDPVCQMTVPSKDGPQLAYQGITYHFCSASCRENFRRHPTQYVKK; encoded by the coding sequence ATGAAAAATAACGTATTGCGCAGCTTGCTAGGGCTGCTGGCCGTAGGAATGAGCGTGCTGGCTAGGCCCTTCCCCGCCCGCAGCCAGGCCATGAAAATGGCGATGACCAAGCCGGTAAAAGTTGCCATCCTGGTGTACCCCGGCATGGAGCTACTCGATTTTTCGGGGCCGGCGGAGGTGTTCAGCAACGCGCGGGATGTGCAGGTGTACCTGGTTTCGACGGGCGCTAAAAGCCTGGCTACCAGGGGTAATATCGTGCACCTGACGGCCGACTACACCCTGGCCACTGCCCCGCAGCCCGATATCCTGGTGGTGCCGGGCGGGCCGATGGAGGTGGTAACCGCCGTGTACCGCACCCCGGCCGTGCTGGCCTGGATTAAGCAGGCCGACCAGCACACGCAGCTCACCATGTCGGTGTGCACGGGCGCGTTCATCCTGAGCCGGGCGGGCCTCACGCACCACAAAAGCATCACCAGCCACTGGTCCGTCGTGGATTCGCTCCAGCGTTTCGACCCGCAGGCTAAAGTTTTGAAAGACAAGCGCTTCGTGGAAGATGGCCGGCTGTTGACCACGGCCGGCGTATCGGCCGGCATCGACGGGGCGCTGCGCGTGGTGGAGGAGCTACGGGGCCACGACGAGGCCGTGGCGGTCACGCGCATCATGCAGTACGATAAGTGGCAGCCGGGCCAGGGCCTGGTACTGGGCAAGTCAGGCATCCGGCCGCCGGCCCCCCTGGCCGCCAATGTGGCCCGCGACCCCGTGTGCCAGATGACCGTGCCAAGTAAGGACGGCCCGCAGCTGGCTTACCAGGGCATCACTTACCACTTCTGCTCGGCCAGCTGCCGCGAGAATTTCCGCCGCCACCCCACGCAGTACGTGAAGAAATAA
- a CDS encoding TonB-dependent receptor translates to MGNFFSLTGRLVAVCVLLLLSSFVAGAQTSVGALRGTITTAAHQPVPFATVAVLNSALGATADQGGHFSIANVPAGRQTVVISSVGYATHTQTVEVTAGQTAPLTLTLTPSTAGLDEVVVTAQKDETTLQQTPMAVSALGTKQLREYRVWDFKDLTALAPNLFVIEHANSTGGNFLNIRGVMGFTNEQAVATYVDGVYQFDYFSAPTQLLNVERIEVLRGPQGTLYGRNALGGVVNIVTRQPTNTPGGYAEVSVGDYGQRRYSLAAQAPLVKDKLFLSLGGQYGHRQGIFKNLVTNSDFDEQTSWLFNGTLRYLATDRLSFALSAYNEHNNDRGAYPWVPTRQQIEQQPWQIYSNYPNTERRRNFNASLKASYHLPGATLTSVTGFQRFTIDYPDRYDFDFTAQNLISGEGSTPQRNWTQELRVTSDPSSEHRLSWTVGAFGFRQATLPGVRSIFYLRPDSLQAPPASSEQGFLTTGSSLNRGIAGFGQLTYQLTDRLSLTGGLRYDYERRELVNGSAFEQGGGPVTVTQADTTFTGTYRAWSPKAIVSYQASANVLAYASYARGFRAGGLNTTAPTRAQIPYQPEASDNYELGLKTTLPNQRARLNLALFYLQQRNQQIAVSSNGLNSAILNVGKMNNFGAELEAAAVPVKGLELSWNAAYNHARYAALPLYNYAENRTQSYAGNQPINTPVVTSMLAAQYTYKLGQGPQPPALFVRGEWRYLGPYYFDYYNQDGQGAYGLFNTRAGVSVRYLELAFWVRNVFERKYITYGSLSPQSPTYMQSLPRLLGTTLTARF, encoded by the coding sequence GTGGGTAATTTTTTCTCCCTGACCGGGCGGCTCGTGGCTGTCTGCGTCTTGCTGCTGCTCAGCAGCTTTGTTGCCGGTGCCCAAACCAGCGTGGGTGCTCTGCGCGGCACCATCACGACCGCCGCCCACCAGCCCGTGCCCTTCGCCACGGTGGCCGTGCTCAACTCCGCACTCGGCGCGACGGCCGACCAGGGCGGTCATTTTTCCATTGCCAACGTACCAGCCGGCCGCCAGACGGTGGTAATCAGCAGCGTGGGCTACGCTACGCACACTCAAACCGTGGAGGTAACGGCCGGCCAGACCGCGCCGCTTACCCTAACACTCACGCCGAGCACGGCGGGACTGGATGAAGTGGTAGTAACGGCTCAGAAAGACGAAACGACTTTGCAGCAGACGCCGATGGCCGTGTCGGCGCTGGGCACCAAGCAATTGCGCGAGTACCGGGTCTGGGATTTCAAAGACCTGACGGCCCTGGCCCCCAACCTCTTCGTGATTGAGCACGCCAACAGCACGGGCGGCAACTTCCTCAACATCAGGGGTGTGATGGGCTTCACCAACGAGCAAGCCGTGGCCACTTATGTGGACGGAGTATATCAGTTCGACTATTTTTCGGCTCCCACGCAACTGCTTAACGTGGAGCGCATTGAGGTGCTACGCGGGCCGCAGGGCACGCTCTACGGCCGCAACGCGCTGGGTGGGGTAGTGAATATCGTGACCAGGCAGCCTACCAACACGCCCGGCGGCTACGCCGAGGTGAGCGTGGGCGACTACGGCCAGCGGCGCTATTCGCTGGCCGCGCAGGCCCCGCTGGTGAAGGACAAGCTGTTTCTGAGCCTCGGCGGGCAGTACGGGCACCGGCAGGGAATATTTAAGAACCTGGTGACCAACAGCGACTTCGACGAACAAACCTCGTGGCTTTTCAACGGCACACTGCGCTATCTGGCCACCGACCGGCTGAGCTTCGCGTTGAGCGCCTATAACGAGCACAACAACGACCGCGGTGCCTACCCCTGGGTGCCCACCCGGCAGCAAATCGAGCAGCAGCCCTGGCAGATATACAGCAACTACCCCAATACCGAACGGCGGCGCAACTTTAATGCCTCGCTCAAAGCCAGCTATCACTTGCCGGGCGCTACGCTGACCTCGGTGACGGGTTTTCAACGGTTTACTATTGATTACCCCGACCGCTACGACTTCGACTTCACGGCCCAAAACCTGATTAGCGGCGAGGGCAGCACACCCCAGCGCAACTGGACCCAGGAGCTGCGGGTAACCTCGGACCCCAGCAGCGAGCACCGCCTGAGCTGGACGGTGGGGGCGTTCGGCTTCCGGCAGGCCACGCTGCCCGGCGTGCGCAGCATTTTTTACCTCCGGCCCGATTCGCTCCAAGCGCCCCCCGCCTCCAGTGAACAGGGCTTTTTGACCACTGGTAGCAGCCTGAACCGGGGCATCGCCGGCTTCGGGCAGCTCACCTACCAGCTCACCGACCGGCTGAGCCTGACCGGCGGGCTGCGCTACGACTACGAGCGGCGCGAGCTGGTCAACGGCAGCGCTTTTGAGCAAGGCGGCGGGCCGGTCACCGTCACGCAGGCCGATACCACTTTCACGGGTACCTACCGTGCCTGGTCGCCGAAGGCCATTGTCAGCTATCAGGCCAGCGCCAATGTGCTAGCCTACGCCAGCTACGCCCGCGGCTTCCGGGCCGGGGGCCTGAACACGACGGCCCCCACGCGGGCCCAGATTCCCTACCAGCCCGAAGCGAGCGACAACTACGAGCTGGGCCTGAAAACAACGCTGCCCAACCAGCGTGCCCGCCTCAACCTGGCCCTGTTCTACTTGCAGCAGCGCAACCAGCAGATAGCCGTAAGCAGCAACGGCCTGAACTCCGCTATCCTGAACGTGGGCAAGATGAACAACTTCGGCGCGGAGCTGGAAGCGGCCGCCGTGCCCGTTAAGGGGTTGGAGCTGAGCTGGAACGCGGCCTACAACCACGCCCGCTACGCCGCCCTACCCCTCTACAATTACGCGGAGAATCGCACCCAGAGCTACGCCGGCAACCAGCCGATTAACACGCCCGTGGTGACTTCGATGCTGGCCGCGCAATACACCTATAAGCTAGGCCAGGGCCCGCAGCCGCCGGCCCTGTTCGTGCGGGGCGAGTGGCGCTACCTCGGGCCCTACTACTTCGACTACTACAATCAGGACGGGCAGGGTGCCTACGGCCTCTTCAACACCCGCGCCGGGGTGAGCGTGCGGTACCTGGAGCTGGCTTTTTGGGTGCGCAACGTGTTCGAGCGCAAGTACATCACCTACGGCTCGCTCAGCCCCCAGTCGCCGACCTATATGCAGAGTCTGCCGCGCCTGCTGGGCACCACGCTCACGGCCAGGTTTTAG
- a CDS encoding MbnP family protein, with translation MKTRQLTALCSLLLAGSAAVFVGCKKETDSPVTPPVTTPGEVDLQFSNVVGTKPLALDGTAYATPAGETFTVTTLEYYVTNIKLTKSDGTVYAAPNSYFLVDQSKPATQRLALTNVPAGTYTGVSFVLGVDAATTQADPLQLTGALNPANNMYWSWNTGHIFMKMEGQVTSVTPAYPLTCHIGGYTAPYDAIVTVTPPLNGSTLTVNGAHAPTLFVQADMLKLFDGINHITLSQYSNAMRPGAEALQVAQNYQAGMFTVTKTQAN, from the coding sequence ATGAAAACCCGTCAGCTTACCGCCCTTTGCAGCTTGCTACTCGCCGGCTCGGCGGCCGTTTTTGTCGGTTGCAAGAAAGAAACCGACTCGCCAGTAACTCCGCCCGTCACCACGCCGGGCGAGGTAGACTTGCAATTCAGCAACGTGGTGGGCACCAAGCCTCTGGCCCTCGATGGCACCGCATACGCCACCCCAGCCGGTGAGACGTTTACCGTCACTACCCTTGAATATTACGTCACCAATATCAAGCTCACGAAGAGCGATGGCACCGTGTACGCCGCGCCCAACTCATACTTTCTGGTGGACCAAAGCAAGCCCGCTACCCAGCGCCTGGCCCTGACCAACGTGCCGGCCGGCACCTACACCGGCGTGAGCTTCGTGCTGGGCGTGGACGCGGCCACCACCCAGGCCGACCCCTTACAGCTAACTGGCGCACTTAACCCAGCCAACAACATGTACTGGTCCTGGAACACCGGCCACATTTTTATGAAAATGGAGGGCCAAGTAACGTCAGTAACTCCGGCCTACCCCCTCACCTGCCACATCGGCGGCTACACCGCGCCCTACGATGCCATCGTCACGGTAACGCCGCCGCTGAACGGCAGCACCCTGACCGTGAACGGTGCTCACGCCCCTACCCTCTTCGTGCAGGCCGATATGCTGAAGCTGTTTGATGGTATTAACCACATCACGCTCAGCCAGTACTCTAACGCCATGCGGCCAGGTGCGGAGGCCCTGCAGGTAGCCCAAAACTACCAGGCCGGGATGTTTACCGTCACTAAAACCCAGGCTAACTAG